One Candidatus Eisenbacteria bacterium genomic window, ATAAAATGGTACCAGGAGTCTATACTAACAATAAGGAATCAATTGAGGAGCTAGATCCTTCTTCATATGAAAAGTCCATTCTACATGTGCATGGCTCAACGGTACATGGGGGGCAATTAATTATAACTGATACTGATTATTCGCGCCTTATGCAGGCTGACGAGTACAAACCACTGAGAAAAGTGATTGAGTCGCATTTATATAACAGCGCAATTGTCATCATGGGATATAGTTTATCTGATCCCGATCTCCAGGCAATTGCGCGAAGAGTGACTACCGTTTTGCGCCGCAAATATCCGGTCTTGGCGTTAATACCCGATGTGGATCACAAACGGGCTACTCAATTTTCATTAGATTATAACATCGATATTATTGGCTATTCATCTGATAACGGGCATAAAGAATTGCGATCGATATTGTCTACGGTATTGAAGTGGCTTGAAGCTCCGCAAGAATCAATAGTTATGGATCATGATTCATTACGAATGGCGCAAATACTTTATGTTTATGATGCAGCGCGAAATGCCGGTGTCCCGACAATTGTAGCAGCGGTAAAATCAGTGATATTGAGTGCTATATCCAAATGTCCAGAAGGCCTTATAAAAAATGATCTGTCAAAGACGCTCAGGGACACTGCCGGTGCGAAACTAGGAGAAAAGCAGCTAGGTGATACGCTAAAGGAATGTCTCAGTGAAGAGTTGGTAATTGATGACGGGAAACTCTTGAAATTGAGTACAAAGGGGCACGAACTTGTTTCAGTATCGAATAGGAAATATGAAAGGCTGTGGGCAAATCTTGGTGAACATGTACAGTTGGTTGTGCGTGGAGATGGTAAAATAGGCGAATTGCTACAATGTGTATTGGTGGATATATTTACAAAACGTGCAGCGGAGGCCGTTGCTTTATCAATACACAGTAATCCAATTAATACAAGTTCATTGAGCCTCTTTGATTTGATATCGCAGCGGTCAAGTGTAATTGTGAGCAGTTCTAAAAAGCTACGATTTATTGATTATGTTATCGAAATGCTTCGAAAACCAAATGCATCTCAGCGGGCTATTATAGAACATCTTGGTCGTTGTCTCTTTTGTACCCACTGTCTTAGACTTGATATTGATGCCTATAGCATGCTTCGAAAATATATTTCTGGAAGGACGGTAATCCTAGACTCGAATATACTTATTCCCTTGCTGGCATGTGAAAGCCCAAATCACACAGCGATATCTGCACTTCTTGCCTCAGCGAAGAGTAATGGGCTTCAGCTAATCACAACAGGAGGTTTTGTTCAAGAATCCCAAAAGCATGCGGTATGGGCAAGAAATTTCATCGAAGATAACAAGGGCGATCAGAATGTTGTGTTAGCAGCCGCAAGAGGAATGTGTGGTTACGATGGCAATGAATTTCTTAGCGGCATGATTAGGGCTGGTAATAAAAAAGGGAAGCAAATATCGATATATGATTATCTCCATAAATGTACTGGAGCGGCAACTGTTGATTTGCAGGCAATTGTGAAAATCCTGAAGGAAGTATACGAAGTAAATATTATTGAAACAAGAGAAATTGAAAATACTAGTAGAGAATATTTAAAGGTTAGGGAATTAACGAAAGAATTCATAGGGTTGGATAACATATCCGGAAAAACCATGATGCGAATGGAGAGTGAAGCTGAAGCATATGCTATTGTACACGAGTGGGAAAGAATCTATTTCCATTTAGGGTGTAAGTCGAATGTTGCTATATTGTCATCAGGCGGATATCTGAATCGAATTGCTGCGAAGAGCCCCTGTGCAATCAATAGAAATATAATTACGACCCCATATGCTCTTGGTGCATTCTTAAGTACATATATGAATCCTTCTGCAATTCTTGATTTCGGGGCAATTATACGTTCTGAATACTTTAATTCTGCTAGTGATTTTATCGAGGATGTCGAATTGGAACGCTACTTTTCAGGAATCATAGCGGCTGCTGACCGGGCTTATGAAGATGAATTAAGACCTCGGCTTGAAAAACTTGAAATAGAAATATTCCCAGATGGGCTCCCTGAGTCTCTTTCAGAAATCGATCCTGTTCAGAGGCCTGAAGCTGTTAGAAGCCTCTCAAAGGTTCTGTCTGCCTATTTGGATACAGATCAAA contains:
- a CDS encoding SIR2 family protein, whose product is MRRLIPAFGADRTVVLFGVGPSAEIGLPTWEMLARQIAEEGAKIVNAPLLAVSKDIERGFIPKAIGDVERILNSKGFSGRTFVENVTKRVVKDNGREGKLYALMARLPAKLYMTTNYDEVFERHLKNYKMVPGVYTNNKESIEELDPSSYEKSILHVHGSTVHGGQLIITDTDYSRLMQADEYKPLRKVIESHLYNSAIVIMGYSLSDPDLQAIARRVTTVLRRKYPVLALIPDVDHKRATQFSLDYNIDIIGYSSDNGHKELRSILSTVLKWLEAPQESIVMDHDSLRMAQILYVYDAARNAGVPTIVAAVKSVILSAISKCPEGLIKNDLSKTLRDTAGAKLGEKQLGDTLKECLSEELVIDDGKLLKLSTKGHELVSVSNRKYERLWANLGEHVQLVVRGDGKIGELLQCVLVDIFTKRAAEAVALSIHSNPINTSSLSLFDLISQRSSVIVSSSKKLRFIDYVIEMLRKPNASQRAIIEHLGRCLFCTHCLRLDIDAYSMLRKYISGRTVILDSNILIPLLACESPNHTAISALLASAKSNGLQLITTGGFVQESQKHAVWARNFIEDNKGDQNVVLAAARGMCGYDGNEFLSGMIRAGNKKGKQISIYDYLHKCTGAATVDLQAIVKILKEVYEVNIIETREIENTSREYLKVRELTKEFIGLDNISGKTMMRMESEAEAYAIVHEWERIYFHLGCKSNVAILSSGGYLNRIAAKSPCAINRNIITTPYALGAFLSTYMNPSAILDFGAIIRSEYFNSASDFIEDVELERYFSGIIAAADRAYEDELRPRLEKLEIEIFPDGLPESLSEIDPVQRPEAVRSLSKVLSAYLDTDQINQLKKEKRRAEEQARIADERAKRAEKLLKKRRRGETKYKRAQKRREEKGK